A stretch of Imperialibacter roseus DNA encodes these proteins:
- a CDS encoding xanthine dehydrogenase family protein molybdopterin-binding subunit, whose translation MTLIKTSYNRRSFLKVSAAGSGGLVIGFNWLVSCSPSAETAIKGAPKEWFNVNAYLKIGENGLVTIMSPNPEVGQNIKTSMPMIVAEELDVAWKDVVVEQAPLDTEKFVRQVAGGSQSLRSSWKGLRMAGATARKMLMEAAAKQWQVDASTLTTSEGVIKNAKGETLTYGQIASAAASVTVPEEVELKDPSAFKIIGTDTKNVDIEKIITGKPQYGMDLKKEGMKVAVVLRPPSFGAKLKSFDDSETRKVTGVSDVIQFGNKVAVLGNTTWAAMKGKKALKAEWEEDTPAESTEYHDKQMMALLNTKNGEPRRNDGDVDAAFKTADNVIEKTFEGPFLPHNPMEPMNFYGHVTAAKVDLIGPIQTPERTRRQVAELLGRPETEIFIDMTRMGGGFGRRLYGDFVLEVAEISKLSNTPIKLVYTREDDMTAGIYRPASKYKFKAGVKDGKLVAYHLVGTGINGNGWTRENWFPAGSIPNYRVESYGLDSNITTGAWRAPITNFLAYAEQSFIDEVAEEMGVDAVQLRLDLLEKAKSDPVGTVDYEPEKMIGAIKLAAEKANWSATEDGVSKGFSAYYSHNSYVAMVAEVVNKKGQPSTRKVTCAVDCGIVINPIAAKNQIEGGIIDGIGHAMYGDMTFVNGAPQASNFNNYRLIRMGEAPPVIECHFVKNTNDPTGLGEPSLPPAGGALANAMYKATGQRFYKQPFMQQQIKLG comes from the coding sequence TAAAGGAGCACCTAAAGAGTGGTTCAATGTAAATGCTTACCTCAAAATAGGTGAGAACGGCCTCGTTACGATCATGTCGCCAAACCCTGAGGTAGGCCAAAACATCAAGACGTCAATGCCGATGATAGTGGCTGAAGAATTGGACGTGGCCTGGAAAGATGTCGTGGTTGAACAAGCGCCTCTTGATACGGAGAAATTTGTGAGGCAGGTGGCCGGCGGCAGTCAGTCGTTGAGAAGTTCATGGAAAGGCCTGAGAATGGCAGGTGCTACCGCAAGAAAGATGCTGATGGAAGCAGCTGCCAAGCAGTGGCAGGTAGATGCCTCAACCCTAACTACTTCTGAGGGAGTGATCAAAAACGCAAAAGGTGAAACACTCACCTATGGACAAATAGCCTCCGCTGCTGCATCCGTAACCGTGCCTGAAGAGGTAGAGTTGAAAGACCCATCTGCCTTCAAAATCATTGGTACCGACACCAAAAACGTTGACATAGAAAAAATCATTACCGGCAAGCCACAGTATGGCATGGATTTGAAAAAAGAAGGAATGAAAGTAGCGGTCGTGCTGCGCCCCCCTTCTTTTGGTGCCAAACTAAAGTCGTTTGACGACAGCGAAACCAGAAAGGTAACCGGTGTTTCTGATGTTATCCAGTTTGGCAACAAGGTAGCAGTACTTGGCAACACAACCTGGGCTGCTATGAAAGGCAAAAAAGCACTTAAAGCTGAATGGGAAGAGGATACACCTGCCGAGAGCACAGAGTACCACGACAAGCAAATGATGGCCTTGCTTAATACAAAAAATGGTGAGCCCAGAAGAAACGACGGCGATGTGGACGCCGCCTTCAAAACCGCCGACAATGTAATTGAGAAAACCTTCGAGGGCCCGTTTCTACCGCACAATCCCATGGAACCAATGAATTTCTATGGACATGTGACGGCGGCCAAGGTTGATCTTATCGGACCTATTCAGACACCCGAGAGAACAAGACGCCAGGTTGCTGAGCTACTGGGAAGGCCCGAAACAGAAATTTTCATTGACATGACCCGTATGGGAGGTGGTTTCGGTCGCAGGCTTTACGGTGACTTTGTGCTGGAGGTAGCCGAAATCTCAAAACTTTCCAACACGCCCATCAAGCTGGTGTACACCAGAGAGGATGACATGACGGCTGGTATTTACCGCCCTGCATCGAAATACAAATTCAAAGCCGGTGTAAAAGACGGCAAGCTGGTGGCCTACCATTTGGTTGGTACCGGCATCAACGGCAACGGCTGGACTCGTGAAAACTGGTTTCCCGCAGGATCCATTCCCAACTACAGGGTGGAGTCGTACGGGCTGGACAGCAACATTACCACTGGTGCCTGGCGTGCACCCATCACCAACTTCCTGGCTTATGCTGAGCAAAGCTTTATTGATGAGGTGGCCGAGGAAATGGGAGTTGATGCCGTGCAGTTGAGGCTTGATTTGCTCGAAAAAGCTAAGAGTGACCCTGTGGGTACGGTAGACTATGAGCCAGAGAAAATGATTGGCGCCATAAAACTTGCTGCCGAAAAGGCCAACTGGTCGGCTACTGAAGATGGAGTGAGCAAGGGCTTTAGTGCCTACTACTCGCACAACTCCTATGTGGCGATGGTGGCGGAGGTTGTCAACAAAAAAGGCCAGCCTAGTACCAGAAAAGTAACCTGCGCTGTTGACTGCGGGATAGTGATCAACCCAATAGCTGCCAAAAATCAGATTGAAGGTGGCATTATCGACGGCATCGGGCACGCTATGTATGGCGACATGACGTTTGTGAATGGTGCGCCACAGGCAAGCAACTTCAACAACTACAGACTGATCAGAATGGGAGAAGCACCTCCGGTTATTGAATGTCACTTTGTGAAAAACACGAATGACCCTACAGGTCTCGGCGAACCATCGTTGCCACCGGCAGGTGGTGCGCTGGCCAATGCTATGTACAAAGCTACCGGACAGCGTTTCTATAAGCAGCCATTTATGCAACAACAGATAAAACTTGGCTAG
- a CDS encoding tetratricopeptide repeat protein encodes MQTDLGWQPSVVETHDLILQYRLSEAKTLLATLPNSPEKAYLLNLSDFLQMIYTEDNGFYESYLGNLPKRRAWIEELPEGNAQKAFYLADMKLQEAMFKIKFGDYLSGLYSLLQAHSQIDELQNRDDKILPFLKSAGVINILIGLTPEKYEWAVRLIGLQGKVATGIEQLKSLSSSSSPMADEALIILGYFYAYPLHEPVKASALFSQILEKQPNSTLARFMLATSLNKAHKGEQALTTLSKIPADQQKSLTPVNYLFGDLYLEKMDLDKAREHYKMFIQSYSGDNFKKDAMAKIAASYYLEGDTRSASTWSEKASKMERSTTEPDKNADVFLTEINQYPIPLLKTRLLTDGGYWEEAKRQLSIVNPSELDGKWLCEYYYRLARLNHLQGKDQSAIPHYQHALKLAERQPWYMGANAALQLGLIMKSAGNDKEAKGYFEKAMDFENHPYKASIDSSAERELARLTSD; translated from the coding sequence ATGCAAACAGACCTTGGCTGGCAACCTTCCGTGGTAGAAACGCATGACCTAATTCTACAATACAGGCTTTCTGAGGCCAAGACTCTCCTGGCAACTCTCCCCAATTCTCCGGAAAAAGCCTACCTCCTTAACCTCAGCGACTTTCTTCAAATGATCTACACTGAAGATAACGGCTTTTACGAAAGCTATCTCGGCAATCTCCCAAAGAGAAGAGCATGGATAGAGGAATTGCCAGAAGGAAATGCCCAAAAGGCGTTTTATCTGGCAGACATGAAATTGCAGGAGGCGATGTTTAAAATCAAATTTGGGGACTACCTGTCGGGGCTATACAGTTTATTGCAGGCGCACAGCCAAATAGATGAACTTCAAAACCGTGATGACAAAATTCTCCCATTCTTAAAGTCGGCTGGTGTCATCAACATCCTCATTGGCCTGACACCCGAAAAGTACGAATGGGCCGTCCGGTTGATTGGCCTTCAGGGTAAGGTAGCCACGGGAATTGAGCAGCTAAAAAGCCTTTCGTCCAGTAGCAGTCCCATGGCAGATGAGGCCCTGATCATCCTTGGATACTTCTATGCCTACCCGCTTCATGAACCAGTAAAAGCAAGCGCCCTGTTTTCGCAAATCCTGGAAAAGCAACCCAATAGCACGCTTGCCCGGTTTATGCTGGCCACTTCTCTTAATAAAGCGCACAAAGGTGAACAAGCGCTGACCACTTTATCGAAAATCCCGGCGGATCAGCAAAAATCACTCACTCCGGTTAACTACCTTTTTGGAGACCTGTATCTCGAAAAAATGGATTTGGATAAAGCCCGGGAGCACTACAAAATGTTTATCCAATCGTATAGCGGAGATAACTTCAAGAAAGATGCGATGGCCAAAATAGCTGCCTCGTATTACCTGGAAGGCGACACACGCAGCGCAAGCACATGGAGTGAAAAAGCGTCAAAAATGGAGCGAAGCACGACTGAACCGGACAAAAATGCGGATGTGTTCCTTACAGAAATAAACCAATATCCAATCCCACTGCTGAAGACAAGGCTTTTAACCGACGGAGGCTATTGGGAAGAGGCAAAGCGACAACTATCTATTGTAAACCCATCGGAACTTGATGGAAAATGGCTATGCGAGTACTATTATCGTTTGGCGAGGCTCAATCATTTGCAGGGAAAAGACCAATCAGCTATTCCTCATTACCAACATGCTTTGAAACTCGCCGAACGGCAACCCTGGTACATGGGCGCTAATGCCGCCTTGCAACTTGGACTCATTATGAAGAGCGCCGGAAACGACAAAGAAGCAAAGGGGTATTTTGAAAAAGCAATGGACTTCGAGAACCACCCTTACAAAGCCAGCATAGACTCCAGCGCTGAAAGGGAGCTAGCCCGGCTGACTTCAGATTAA
- the miaE gene encoding tRNA-(ms[2]io[6]A)-hydroxylase: MEAKSKTTLGLELPTDPRWTDIANMQIEDILVDHAYCEQKAASSCISLIMLYPEREKLLEMLVPVVAEEWSHFERVVEQLKKRGFGLGRQRKDEYVARLNEVVRKGGSRNQQLVEKLLLNALIEARSCERFKLLHKHIADEELKKFYYELMVSEAGHYHNFIELAEEYMPKDYVKVRWNEFLEAEAAIMKSLTVRGDRMH; encoded by the coding sequence ATGGAAGCAAAGAGTAAAACCACCCTTGGCCTGGAGCTACCCACCGATCCCCGCTGGACGGACATTGCCAATATGCAGATTGAGGACATTCTCGTTGACCACGCTTATTGCGAGCAGAAGGCCGCTTCTTCGTGCATTTCGCTCATTATGCTCTACCCGGAAAGAGAAAAGCTGTTGGAAATGTTGGTGCCAGTAGTAGCGGAGGAATGGAGCCACTTTGAAAGAGTTGTGGAGCAACTCAAGAAGAGAGGTTTTGGGTTAGGGAGGCAACGGAAGGACGAGTATGTGGCCAGACTTAATGAGGTAGTGAGAAAGGGTGGCTCCCGCAACCAGCAGCTGGTGGAGAAGTTGCTGCTGAATGCGTTAATAGAAGCCAGAAGCTGCGAGAGGTTCAAACTGCTGCACAAGCATATTGCGGATGAAGAGTTGAAAAAGTTCTATTATGAATTGATGGTTTCAGAAGCTGGCCACTATCATAATTTCATTGAACTGGCCGAAGAATACATGCCAAAGGATTATGTGAAAGTTAGATGGAACGAGTTCTTAGAAGCTGAGGCCGCAATAATGAAATCGCTTACTGTAAGAGGAGATAGGATGCATTGA
- a CDS encoding putative porin, with protein MKIILKIAAIGCFATGLALSVSHAQVLDDSTKNVYSSRTTFWFSEADIKALSDSLHVLDTLLYGLENFDAVDVSNHTLVDLGNNGTATRSLYYLFPSTIGATLGINAYDPYFIPSSEIKYFDTKSPWIKIKTVVGGSGRSVVDVGYSRNINPRWNLGVDFKLLTSDKQIGSSSSRGDRNVNSTTWDLYTSYKSKNEKYQLLFNVDRIKHQVLETGGIDVSEDASTAELFQYLDSPIKLTGVKAYDYKINFHLFQKYKITDELQVYYLLDKGRHDNSFEDPTPTNNASAYPNILITSDSTADLIQMRALLNEAGVLGKIGGLSYNFYLKQRYVTYNDRFSSPFGRQSESYGGAKINVRLFDIWDTDAKVEYLQGGLFDIEGRTTLPFLNLWLRSMRYKPGYQQLYYFGNHYSWVNDFEPQRADRLGGELNVKLGPVTLKPGLNLTRVANYVYFGADSLPHQSQSAAGQLLVNPSAAAELTIGKSFHLNPQVIYTAVTGTDSEIWRMPEWLINTRFYYEGVWFNDYLPVQLGVDLNWKSTYYGHAYNPVIQQFYIQNSFAIDSYLTADVFLNFKVGNARYFAKMTHANQPGTADGYFISPYYPGQRRVFDLGVTWYFFD; from the coding sequence TTGAAGATCATACTAAAAATTGCAGCAATTGGATGTTTCGCCACAGGGCTTGCTCTGAGTGTTTCGCATGCACAGGTGCTGGACGATTCAACAAAAAATGTTTATTCCTCCAGAACAACGTTTTGGTTTTCAGAAGCTGACATTAAAGCATTGTCAGATTCTCTGCATGTGCTTGACACCCTGCTTTACGGGCTAGAGAATTTTGATGCGGTTGATGTTTCAAACCATACCCTGGTTGACCTGGGCAACAACGGAACGGCGACCAGGTCTTTGTACTATCTGTTCCCGTCCACAATAGGAGCCACGTTGGGTATCAATGCTTACGATCCCTACTTTATTCCCTCTTCTGAGATAAAATACTTTGATACAAAATCGCCCTGGATCAAAATAAAAACTGTCGTGGGCGGCTCAGGAAGAAGCGTGGTGGACGTTGGTTACTCAAGAAACATCAATCCACGGTGGAATTTGGGGGTAGATTTTAAGTTGCTTACATCGGATAAGCAGATTGGTTCTTCTTCCAGTCGAGGTGACCGAAATGTGAACAGCACCACCTGGGATTTGTACACCAGCTATAAGTCAAAGAACGAGAAGTATCAACTGCTTTTTAATGTTGACAGGATCAAACACCAGGTGCTTGAAACTGGGGGTATTGATGTGAGTGAAGATGCTTCCACTGCTGAGCTTTTTCAATACCTTGATTCTCCCATCAAACTGACAGGGGTGAAAGCTTATGACTATAAGATCAACTTCCACCTTTTTCAGAAGTACAAAATCACTGATGAGCTTCAGGTTTACTATTTGCTCGACAAAGGAAGGCACGACAATAGTTTTGAAGACCCTACGCCAACCAACAACGCCTCGGCTTATCCAAATATCTTAATCACCAGCGACAGCACGGCAGATCTGATTCAGATGAGAGCACTGCTTAATGAAGCCGGGGTGCTGGGAAAAATAGGCGGATTGAGTTATAATTTTTATCTGAAGCAGCGGTATGTGACTTACAATGACCGCTTCTCGTCTCCTTTTGGCCGCCAGTCGGAGAGCTATGGAGGGGCAAAAATCAATGTAAGGTTGTTTGACATATGGGACACCGACGCCAAAGTTGAATATCTGCAGGGAGGTCTTTTTGATATTGAGGGGAGAACCACTTTGCCATTTCTCAATTTGTGGTTGCGAAGCATGAGGTACAAGCCAGGCTACCAGCAACTCTATTATTTTGGAAACCACTACAGCTGGGTCAATGACTTCGAGCCACAAAGAGCTGATAGATTGGGGGGTGAGTTGAATGTTAAGCTTGGCCCCGTCACACTCAAGCCTGGGCTTAATCTGACCAGGGTGGCCAACTATGTTTACTTTGGTGCAGACTCTCTTCCGCACCAATCGCAATCAGCTGCCGGACAGTTGCTGGTTAATCCCAGCGCTGCGGCGGAGCTTACCATTGGCAAAAGTTTTCACCTGAACCCTCAAGTGATTTACACTGCTGTTACTGGTACTGACTCGGAGATTTGGAGGATGCCTGAATGGCTGATCAATACCAGGTTCTACTATGAAGGGGTATGGTTCAACGACTACCTGCCTGTTCAACTTGGCGTTGACCTGAACTGGAAATCGACTTACTATGGCCACGCTTACAACCCGGTTATTCAGCAGTTTTACATCCAGAATAGCTTTGCCATCGACTCGTATTTGACAGCAGATGTATTCCTGAACTTCAAAGTCGGCAATGCACGATACTTTGCCAAGATGACGCACGCAAACCAACCCGGCACCGCCGATGGCTATTTCATTTCGCCCTATTACCCCGGGCAGCGCCGGGTGTTTGACCTCGGTGTTACCTGGTATTTCTTTGATTGA
- a CDS encoding zinc ribbon domain-containing protein, translating into MESTVAQKLESLSNLQEIDSNLDEIKKIRGALPEEVMDLEDEIAGYETRVQKFNQDLEELEGSISDNKTAIKDAEKLIKKYGEQQMNVRNNREYDAITKEIELQQLEIQILEKRIKEAYVKIDTKKEEIQGTKDVLSERSKDLESKKKELDVIVKESEDDEKALSKKREAAAAKIEERLLKSYDKTRANAVNGLAVVPVRRGACGGCFNIVPPQRQADIREKKKLIVCEHCGRILAGVDDEIEEEDTKGKTTKRTRK; encoded by the coding sequence ATGGAAAGCACCGTAGCACAAAAATTAGAATCGCTCAGCAACCTCCAAGAAATTGATTCCAACCTCGACGAAATAAAAAAAATCAGGGGAGCACTTCCAGAAGAAGTGATGGACCTTGAGGATGAAATTGCCGGTTATGAGACCAGGGTTCAGAAGTTCAACCAGGATTTGGAAGAACTTGAAGGCTCTATTTCAGACAACAAGACCGCAATTAAGGACGCAGAAAAACTCATCAAAAAGTACGGTGAGCAGCAAATGAATGTCCGCAACAATCGTGAGTACGACGCAATCACCAAGGAGATTGAATTACAGCAGCTTGAAATACAAATTCTTGAAAAAAGGATCAAAGAGGCTTACGTAAAGATCGATACCAAAAAAGAAGAAATACAAGGAACGAAGGACGTTCTAAGCGAGCGCAGCAAAGACCTTGAAAGCAAGAAAAAAGAGCTTGATGTCATCGTGAAAGAGAGCGAAGACGACGAAAAAGCGCTTAGCAAAAAGCGAGAAGCCGCAGCAGCGAAGATCGAAGAGCGTTTGCTCAAATCCTACGACAAAACAAGGGCTAACGCAGTAAACGGCTTGGCGGTTGTTCCTGTGCGCAGAGGCGCATGTGGTGGGTGTTTCAACATTGTTCCTCCTCAAAGACAAGCTGACATCAGAGAGAAGAAAAAACTCATCGTATGTGAGCACTGCGGTCGTATATTAGCAGGAGTTGATGACGAGATTGAAGAAGAAGACACAAAAGGCAAAACAACAAAACGGACGAGAAAGTAA
- a CDS encoding Nif3-like dinuclear metal center hexameric protein — protein MSKEEIRIKEIISYLETLAPRAYQESYDNAGLIVGNSSNHVSGVLISLDATEEIVDEAIATGCNLIVAHHPIVFKGLKTLTGSNYVERTVIKAIQQDIAIYAIHTNLDNVLDGVNAEIAHILGLQHLRILAPKSNVLSKIVAFCPKDNTGAVLAALHEVGAGHIGNYDHCSFRVAGTGSFRPNDKATPHIGAAHQLEQVHEDRLELIFPSHLSQVIINTLQTAHPYEEVAYYLTSLQNQYQEVGSGMIGTLPEPMQPDKFLAHLKDVFDLQVIKYTPVNKKIHTVAVCGGAGSFLLESAKKQSADAFVTSDFKYHEYFDAEGRVLVADIGHYESEVSTKNLLHRKLKQKFTNIALRLSKANTNPVRYYL, from the coding sequence ATGAGCAAGGAAGAAATAAGGATCAAAGAAATAATCTCGTACCTGGAGACTCTGGCTCCAAGGGCGTATCAGGAGAGCTACGACAACGCTGGCTTGATAGTAGGCAATTCTTCGAATCATGTCTCGGGAGTACTCATTTCGCTTGATGCCACAGAAGAAATTGTTGACGAAGCTATTGCCACCGGCTGTAATCTTATTGTTGCCCATCACCCCATTGTCTTCAAGGGACTTAAGACACTTACAGGAAGCAACTACGTAGAACGCACCGTTATCAAAGCTATCCAACAAGACATCGCTATTTATGCCATCCACACAAATCTTGATAATGTACTTGACGGTGTCAACGCTGAAATCGCCCATATCTTAGGACTACAGCATCTCAGGATACTGGCCCCTAAATCAAACGTCCTTTCCAAAATTGTTGCGTTTTGCCCAAAAGACAATACCGGGGCAGTTCTGGCAGCATTGCATGAAGTGGGCGCCGGACACATCGGCAACTATGATCACTGTAGTTTTCGAGTGGCGGGTACAGGCAGCTTCCGACCAAACGACAAGGCAACTCCACACATAGGTGCCGCTCACCAGCTTGAGCAAGTACATGAAGATCGTCTGGAATTAATTTTCCCATCGCATTTGAGTCAAGTGATCATAAACACACTTCAAACTGCGCACCCATATGAAGAAGTAGCCTATTACCTGACTTCGCTGCAAAACCAATATCAGGAAGTTGGATCGGGAATGATTGGCACCCTGCCCGAACCCATGCAACCCGATAAATTTCTGGCTCATCTTAAGGACGTCTTCGACCTCCAGGTCATAAAATACACGCCGGTTAACAAGAAGATACATACTGTAGCAGTTTGCGGCGGGGCTGGAAGCTTCTTGCTGGAAAGCGCCAAAAAGCAATCGGCCGACGCATTTGTGACGTCCGACTTCAAATATCATGAGTATTTCGACGCCGAGGGCAGAGTACTCGTGGCAGATATTGGACACTATGAAAGCGAGGTTTCTACAAAAAACCTGCTTCATAGGAAATTAAAACAAAAATTCACTAATATTGCACTCCGTTTGTCTAAAGCAAACACAAACCCCGTCAGATATTACTTATAG
- the lpxK gene encoding tetraacyldisaccharide 4'-kinase has translation MQLLRVLLAAPFSFVWLCVTNIRNTLYDLGMLKSTGFSIPVICVGNLAVGGTGKTPTINYLIAYLLSMGKNVAVISRGYGRVTKGFLVVDELSGAASVGDEPLLFFKRWSGKVVVAVGEKRVLAIRNIRERYPKLDVILMDDGFQHRAVQPSASIVLTSFQNPFYRDFIMPSGSLREGRRWARRADIIVVTKSPQIMPEVEKGKMRAKIQTYAQAGTPVFFCSIQYGRPVSFGKKGEWHKRVFLITGIANPAPLLDYLKIEGIEVVTHWERADHFAYNDQEMEKIVDEYQNSGNCVILTTEKDYVKMSNPKFQRYLDSAPFFYIPIEFSFSKEKENFEAVIAEKVTKNLGKSV, from the coding sequence ATGCAACTACTTAGGGTTCTTCTTGCGGCACCATTTTCCTTTGTCTGGTTATGCGTTACGAATATCAGAAATACTTTGTATGACCTGGGAATGTTAAAAAGCACTGGTTTTAGTATTCCGGTGATTTGCGTTGGCAACCTGGCAGTGGGGGGCACTGGTAAGACTCCAACTATCAATTATCTCATTGCTTACTTGCTGTCGATGGGTAAGAATGTAGCAGTGATCAGCCGGGGATATGGCCGAGTTACAAAAGGTTTTTTAGTTGTCGATGAGCTGTCTGGTGCTGCGTCAGTCGGTGATGAGCCACTTTTGTTTTTCAAAAGATGGTCTGGAAAAGTTGTTGTGGCAGTGGGTGAGAAAAGGGTACTGGCTATTAGAAATATTAGGGAGCGATACCCTAAACTGGATGTGATTCTGATGGACGATGGCTTTCAGCATCGGGCTGTGCAGCCATCTGCGTCAATAGTGCTCACTTCGTTCCAAAATCCTTTTTACCGTGATTTTATTATGCCCTCTGGGTCGTTGCGAGAGGGAAGAAGGTGGGCGAGAAGAGCCGATATCATTGTGGTGACAAAATCGCCTCAGATCATGCCTGAAGTGGAGAAGGGAAAAATGAGAGCAAAGATTCAAACCTACGCTCAGGCAGGCACTCCTGTCTTTTTTTGTTCTATACAATATGGACGCCCTGTGTCGTTTGGGAAAAAAGGTGAGTGGCATAAGAGAGTATTTTTGATCACAGGTATTGCCAACCCGGCGCCATTATTGGATTATTTGAAAATTGAGGGAATTGAGGTGGTAACGCATTGGGAAAGAGCTGATCACTTTGCCTACAATGATCAGGAAATGGAAAAGATTGTTGATGAATATCAAAACAGCGGCAATTGCGTTATTCTTACCACAGAAAAGGATTATGTGAAAATGAGCAATCCGAAGTTTCAGCGGTATTTGGACAGTGCACCTTTTTTTTATATCCCGATAGAGTTTTCCTTTTCAAAAGAAAAAGAAAACTTTGAGGCGGTAATAGCAGAGAAGGTAACTAAAAACCTGGGCAAGTCAGTTTGA